The following coding sequences lie in one Cryptosporangium aurantiacum genomic window:
- a CDS encoding nuclear transport factor 2 family protein: protein MSEVLAQTEATVHRQVLQQAFDRYHAAWEAKDPEAIAALHTEDSTFALRSGGARVQGRAALRQHFAQIFLEFPNYRSEVDRLLLGDGHWVLEWTMAIELPDVDGGTFTARIPLVDVVDVDESGLVTRKDVWVDGVQQAAAYRRAGRTA from the coding sequence ATGTCCGAAGTGCTGGCTCAGACCGAGGCCACCGTGCACCGGCAGGTGCTGCAGCAGGCGTTCGACCGCTATCACGCGGCCTGGGAGGCGAAGGATCCCGAGGCGATCGCGGCGCTCCACACCGAGGACTCCACGTTTGCCCTGCGCAGCGGCGGCGCCCGGGTGCAAGGCCGGGCAGCGCTGCGGCAGCACTTCGCACAGATTTTCCTGGAGTTTCCGAACTACCGCTCGGAGGTCGACCGGCTGCTGCTCGGCGACGGTCACTGGGTCCTGGAGTGGACGATGGCGATCGAACTGCCCGACGTTGACGGCGGTACTTTCACCGCCCGCATCCCCCTGGTCGATGTGGTCGACGTCGACGAGTCCGGGCTGGTCACCCGCAAGGACGTCTGGGTCGACGGTGTGCAGCAAGCCGCCGCGTACCGTCGCGCGGGCCGCACGGCCTGA
- a CDS encoding TetR/AcrR family transcriptional regulator, which produces MVSQRERSERTIAAILEAGRALMLEAGYAGVTVDDVTARARVAKGAFYHHFSSKQALLDAVVDQLQGEIADELRADRRPEPLSSDDLAAALEGYLRRAAHPTRRRLVLVDGPNVLGWERWREIDDAHFAGMTRAALEAILPVGTDQERVSAATRLLLGAVMEAALAIGRAPDPDRAAPRYGEVLRDLLSGLTSPSG; this is translated from the coding sequence GTGGTGAGCCAGCGAGAGCGCAGCGAGCGCACGATCGCGGCGATCCTCGAGGCCGGACGGGCATTGATGCTCGAGGCCGGGTACGCCGGAGTGACGGTCGACGACGTCACGGCCCGGGCTCGCGTGGCCAAGGGCGCCTTCTACCACCACTTCTCCTCAAAACAGGCGCTGCTGGACGCGGTCGTCGACCAGCTTCAGGGTGAGATCGCCGACGAGCTGCGGGCAGACCGGCGACCGGAGCCGTTGTCGAGCGACGACCTGGCCGCAGCGCTGGAGGGCTATCTGAGGCGGGCCGCCCACCCCACGCGGCGACGGCTGGTGCTCGTCGACGGTCCGAACGTTCTGGGCTGGGAGCGCTGGCGCGAGATCGATGACGCCCATTTCGCCGGCATGACGCGCGCCGCCCTCGAAGCCATCCTCCCGGTGGGGACCGACCAGGAGCGGGTGTCGGCGGCGACGCGGCTGCTGCTGGGTGCCGTGATGGAGGCCGCGCTGGCGATCGGGCGCGCACCGGACCCGGACCGCGCGGCACCCCGCTACGGCGAGGTGCTGCGCGATCTGCTGTCGGGACTCACTTCGCCTTCGGGGTAA
- a CDS encoding ATP-binding cassette domain-containing protein: MLELANVSKVYRGDLTAVSDVSMSIGPGVLGLLGPNGAGKSSLMRILSTVTRPTGGRVTWNGTDTAADPGELRRVLGYLPQDFGVYPHLTAREFLSYLAAVKGLGRRSARQRIDELLDLLNLTAAGKRPLGKYSGGMRQRVGIAQALLNDPQVLIVDEPTAGLDPEERIRIRDVLTDLSADRVVLLSTHIVSDVEAVAADIAILAQGRLRRRGRPEDLLSDVRGQVWETLVSSERLATFRGQHLVSRAVRTPEGTRARVLSAEQPTPSATPAEPDLEDAYLWAVRPIPVVS, encoded by the coding sequence CTGCTCGAACTCGCGAACGTCAGCAAGGTGTATCGGGGCGACCTGACCGCGGTCTCCGACGTGAGCATGAGCATCGGCCCAGGTGTCCTGGGATTGCTCGGCCCCAACGGAGCCGGCAAGTCGTCGCTGATGCGCATTCTGTCCACGGTGACCAGGCCCACGGGCGGGCGGGTCACCTGGAACGGCACCGACACCGCCGCCGACCCGGGGGAGCTGCGCCGGGTGCTCGGCTACCTGCCCCAGGACTTCGGGGTGTACCCGCACCTGACCGCGCGAGAGTTTCTGTCCTACCTCGCGGCCGTGAAGGGGCTTGGCCGCCGGTCGGCCCGGCAACGCATCGATGAGCTGCTCGATCTGCTGAACCTCACGGCGGCTGGCAAACGGCCGCTCGGCAAGTATTCGGGTGGGATGCGCCAGCGGGTCGGCATCGCGCAGGCGCTGCTCAACGACCCGCAGGTGCTCATCGTTGACGAACCGACGGCCGGGCTCGACCCGGAGGAGCGCATCCGCATCCGCGACGTGCTCACCGACCTCTCGGCCGACCGGGTCGTGCTCCTGTCGACACACATCGTGTCCGATGTGGAAGCGGTCGCCGCCGACATCGCGATACTCGCGCAGGGGAGGCTGCGACGTCGGGGCCGCCCGGAGGACCTGCTGAGTGATGTCCGCGGGCAGGTGTGGGAGACGTTGGTGAGCTCTGAGCGCCTCGCCACGTTCCGCGGTCAGCATCTGGTCAGCCGCGCTGTCCGCACGCCGGAGGGGACCAGGGCGCGGGTGTTGTCGGCGGAGCAGCCGACGCCGTCGGCCACTCCGGCGGAGCCGGACCTGGAAGACGCTTATCTGTGGGCGGTCCGCCCGATCCCGGTGGTGTCGTGA